TTTGAGGGGGAATAACAATTTACATATATGTACTTCACTTTTGAACTGATAATCATGCACCAACTTTGTGTTGccccatcacataaaatacccACCCCAGCTACAGAAAACCAGAAGCACTCCAATTTacaacccaaacacacacacacacaactcaaGACACAGGTTAAGTTTTCCAAAAATATGGGGTTTATTGACTTAACTGGAATCaatacttacaaaaaaaaaaaaaaaagagggaaaaatagGTTTTCATATAAACTCACAGAAATTACTGTAGTGAGAACACATGGTTGAACAAAAAAcgggggaaaagaaaaatacattcaacagtttcactttctttgtGTCAGAGTCCTTTCACCTCTTCCAAAACACGTGAAGGCAACACAGAACAAGcaacttttaaaaactgtacTCTGCTTTATCAAATATAAAAAGGCCGAGAAGCCTTTAGCTACCTGGAATGTATTCAAAGAGGCACTTCCACCGGTTGAAAAGGGGGGCAGATCAAGTGCATCAAGCATCCAATCtaattagggaaaaaaaaacatgaaatacttTCCTCCGCTCATTTGGTCACAGCTATTGCTTGAAATAACAGACTCCGAGGAAAaccatttcaaaacattttagcaTAACCAGTCCTCCAGTTGGGATCTGTTTTTTCCCTCCAAGAATTGTATTATAACAAGTTTAATTTATGTAATAACAGTTGGCAACTGCTACTGTCAGACTGTTGCAAGTTGTGCAGGGAAAACATCTGGAATGAACACAACCAAATGTTGTTTAGAAGGAATTGCAGTCCAATGAGAGGGAGTAAGaaaagacacagagagagaaagagagagagagagaaaaggataataaataatcaaaaatgcaaacgtctttttttgcattttctttccgCTTTTAAATTAGTTTCATTTCTGACAAAGTGTAGTTGCAGAACAAAAAGTCATTGAAGTACAATATATTAAactgtgaaaaaaggaaaactgacaAAAAACGTCTTCACAATCTTTAGATTAATATGGAAGATCATAATttaacataaaagaaaatatattctaTTGTTCATTATCcagataaatacaaaaaacaaaattaacaaaaaaaatgcatatgaTCACCAATAAATATGTTCTGATAAGTTAAATAAGCAGTGACACGCAAACCTTCTGTCTGGAAAGTTTTTTCTCAAATAATAAACCGTAATAATaacatcaataaaaaataattatcaaaTAATGAAAGCAAAAAGGGGTGTAATGAGTACAGAATGCTCAGTGGAGCAAGTCATAAGGCGGGGAAGGGGGAGAGATAAAGTACAACAGCTTGGAGAGCCGATCTGAACTGCACCATGGGAATGCTGGAAATCCCCCAGATCGGAAAGGATGAAAAAGTTGGAGCGGGGGTGGGTAGGTTGGGCAAAGTCATACAGGTTTAATGATCAGTTCGATAAAGACTTCCTTCCCcaaaataatgaagaaaaaaaaaaaaatagccagtGACCAGCAACAGGAGGGGAAATTCAGACGGGATGGGTAGGGTTATATTTAACCAACTTCCAGTTCAAAAGTCCTTCCTGCAGACTCACCCAGATCAGAAACAGAAGACGGGGCTTGAGGAGAACCGACAGCGGTGTggaagcagtaaaaaaaaaataaaaaataaaaaaaaatatataaagcagTAGTCCACTCACCCTAAACACATGCAGAAGCCGCCCCAGgcactttattttaaacctattttattttaaaaaacactattcatatattttcagGGTCTGTTACTTTGTTTTCGTCTCGTATCAGTCTGTAAAAACGTCTGCCGTAGAGCTACAATTACATTAGTGAGCACCTTCTAAGCTAGCTAGCTCAGGGGGGAAGTGACGTCACGGACACAGCGCAGGAAGACGGGAGGGAAGGGAAGGGAGGGTTGGGTTAGTGCAATGCACTCCCCTTTTCCAAGGCCACTTGTGCTGCTACACATTCACGAATGAAAtaaagagagggaaaaagggaggggaaaaaaagaaagaaaaataaacaagcggcacatggaagaaaaaaaaaaaaaaaaaaaaaaaagtcaattctTGTTCTCGTGATTTTCATTGTTCGGTTTCCACTCCTCGTTTGGCACTATGACACATGGCAGAATTTCTAAAACTATGTGCAGATCAGCTGGGGTGACATTATAATTTAGTTCCCTTAATTTGATTATTACATCCTTACAAGGATCTGGAATAAGGGACGACAGGGAAGCTCGGGGTAGAGGGAGTGCCTCTTTGTGTCACTGATCTTTAGATGCGTGCGCCGGTTACTCGTCAGAGATTGAGAGGCGGCTGAAGATGGGAAGGCGCCGGCTGTTGTCCAGCGAGGGCGACTCTGAGCCGGAGCTGCTCTGGTAGCCTTCCTGGTCCGACAGAGAGTCTGGGGGGCTGGAAGGAGGCTCGAAAAGCGGAGGGGACTCCAACATGGGTCTGAAGAAGTAAGGTGTGCTTGTTGGAGAGGGCGGTGCGGCGCTGTTGGGCTCTGTGTTGGCAGTATTGGCACTGAGACTCGACCCGAACAGGTTGGCCAGCTCCTGGCTGGAATAGGTAAAAGGGTTGCTGCTGGGCCAGTTCGGGACCTCGTCTGGGAAGAACATGGGCGGCGGGGTGACCGAGGTTGGGCTGTCCCGAAGCCCTCCAGAGCTGGAGAAGCCGGCGAAGCTGTAGCTGTGCTGCAGTCGGGGCCTCTCCATCTTGTTGGAAGAGTTTAAAGGGGAGGAAGGCTGCGGAGGTCCGCGGCGCTCCTCGGCATTGTGGATGAAGTGGCAGCGAGGCCCGTAGGGGCAGAAGCCGATGGTGTGGAAGGTGCGGCACAGCTCGGTTTTGTACTTGGGATGCCGGCTCAGGCTGCGCAGTTCGTGCACTCCGTGGGCAAACTGACACTTGTCGCCGTACTTGCAGGTGCCGTTCTCCTCAAAGGGCCGGCATAGCTCTGTCTTGTAGCGGCTGGAGTTCAcctggctgctgctgccgccgcaCGTCGGGCTGGAGGGGCCCATGCACTTGTTGAGGAGCCTCTCGCCCGTCTCGGAGAAGGAGCGGTCTCGCAGGCGGGTCTCCTTGCTGCCGCTGCCGGGCCCCGAGATGAGCGAGGAGTGCTCCACCGTCTTCAGGCTGTTCAGAAACTGGTTCTGGCTGAACTTCGTGCTGCTGACGGAGTGCCGCCGATGGTACACGCCTCCCATGGCGGGAGAGCCCACCGCCTTCCTGTCCAGCAGGGATCCGGCAGCGTTGGAGATGGGCACGTTGGTGCCAGTGCAAGGGACAGACACTGGGTGAGGGCCCCCCAGGTTGGTGTTATAGCTGAATTTATTGTTCTGCAAGGAAGAAACACATGGTATGAGAACATATTCGAAAAATCACCTCCAGAACTGACATATAGAGTAATGTAACCAAGAATTCAAAGACGGCTAACGTGACAGTGAGGTTGCATGATATTAGGTGAAAAACCTTCCCCATCTCTACTCTCCCTTGTCCATCATCTCTAAATCTCCACCACTCTCCTTGAGCAGCAGAATCTTCGTGACTAACATCTAGAACAGATGTAAGCATGTAGGACTGTTGTAGGGAATCCAAGTGGTCAGATATATTTCTAACAAGCAGGATTCCTATGCATGCTCCAGTTTAATGATTGCAACACTGTAACAGTAGCTGGATACAGCAGCTCTGAGTACGGCAACATAACATCCACTCAGCATAACGCTACCACCACCAAGCCTTAAAGTGGgcatggtgtgttcagagttATGCAGGACGATGTACGGAACAGCCTCCTATATCCAGACATTAGATTACACACGTTCCCCATTTACTAATTTGGGGAATTTCGAAGCCAGCCGATTGCTTTTAGATTTCATTTAGGGCGatcagcctaaaaaaaaaaggtgactgAATAGAAACGCACACCTCCAACAGCACCGCACGATTGTTCTTTTTGGCTCCGACGACAGCAGCGGATACAGGCCTATAGAACAGCAGCTGGTTTGGCAAGTTGCCCTGGTTAGGAATGTGTGCCTTGTTTAGTAAATGGGAGCAACGAGCAGCACATGAGAGGCCTGTGGGCTGCATCAGTTAAAAGATAGTGAAAAGAGAGGCAAAACACCCCGCCGGACTACAAAGAGAAACTTTGGTCCGCAACTCAATACACCCACCAAGCTACCGCAGGTAACTGATTTACATgagaataataatgaaaaaaaaaaaaagaaagaaaggttgTATATGGATTAACGTCATCAATCTAAAAAAGAAGGAATCACTGGATGGATAGAGCTTAAAGAGGAGTACCACCAAAGGAGGGGGATATATAGTGGCTCCCCAGCCAGACATGCTTCTAGgcaatgtttttaataataGGAAGACAGGAgagtgcatttaaaataaacaataaactgtTACGTTTCGGGATGCTGgccatttttggtcattttgcaCCCAGTTTGTTTGATTCACATTAAATAACACCCATCAGGAGTTAGTTTGAGCTGAACGGTGGGCCTAATCTGTCATACAGTCCAAACAGCGATCAGAAGTAAAACATAATAGGAAGTATTAGCTATCTTGtagacaaataaatacataaataagtTATATTTATCCACGAATAAGATTTAagcaaagagaaataaacataTGAGGAACAGTTTAAGCTTTTAAGCACCTTATGGTTTGTTTTACAGTTAAGGACAAATGGGTGCATATGACTTGCcacagagatgttttttttgtgtcacttTAAAATATCTAATCATTAATACCCAGCCCTATATGGAAGGACATCATAGTAAAACTCCTTACATTCTgaactggctttttttttttttttccacattgtcCTACCCACCCCAAGATTATAAACTGCGCCCATTGAAAGCTTTGTGGAAACGTCCCTGGGAAGCATAAGCATGCAACATCCTCCAGGAGCAAAGACCGAGCTAAAGCTCAATAAATCTGGCTAATGATTAGCGAGCATGTGGCTGCCGTGAGTCTTACAAAAGTGGCGCAAAAGCCTCCCCTCTCTGAAACGAAGCTAATCTTGGCCTGTGGCCTGAGCTGGAGCAACAGTTGCGTTGGCTGATGTGGCACAAGCTGAAACTGAAAACACCCAAGTTTACCCATCAGAACTAATGTTGACCTACAGGCACTGGCGCGCTCCGCACATAGTCATCAGCCACCAGTGATCCCCGTGGTAGCGAGGGGGGGTGGGCACgataaaagtttaaaagcacGACCATGTTGAGTCTAAACGAGGGAAACAATCGaaagagagcaaaaacaaaagcggGCTGCGCACAGAGCAGAGCGGCGGCTGCGCGCGGCGCACAGGGCCGCGGCCATGCAGCTCGTCATTCCTCCACAGCGCGCACTGCAACGCACCAAACTACACTCAAGAAAGtcgttctaaaaaaaaaaaaaaagcgttcaAAATACCTTGTTTATTACTTCAAAGTCGAAGAAAGGCGACACCACGGCTGTGGTCATCTTTCCAGCAACCAAGTCGGGTTAGAAAAgggaaaaggaggaggaaaaaaaaaaggcggcTGCTGCTTCCTTAGAAAAGTTGGGCAGGTCTGCGGAGTTTGTGATCGCAGctcctgtgtgtgtttgacaCCCTGCAGACTCCCCCTCTGCCCCGCTGCAGCTCGGACATTAGCTTTATAAGGCCTGGCAGGAGGAGCTTCGCCAGTGCTGGGCGGTAACTCTctcaacttcttttttttcccctcgctCTTCTTTTGcatacaaacttttttttttttatgtgtaccGACTTGTCAGTTACTTTGACATCACAACATTGCTGTGAATTGTTAATAATAGaggtagttttttttgttgttgtaccACATCCAGAGCCGGCTCAAACTTCTATGAGGCCTGAACCACTTActtggatgggggggggggttcaccTAAAGTTGTGCCCTCCTGCCACTACAGCACTAataatgaccttttttttttaatattgtctGTGTTTAACTATGTTTACATTCTGCATCCAACACAACTTGTTGTGCAGCTTTTACAGGCGGTGAGCCAGCAATGCATTATATTTGCTGGCGTGAATGTTTTTTGAGTCACTTCActggaaaaatttaaaatggtaTTAAGAGCTCATAAAAAAAACCATACAGttgttaaatgtttactttccaTGGTAATACTATAAAGCTCACAAGATAACTTTTAATTTCAACAAATGGTTTAAATAGGGAAAACATGCACTGTTATACATTCTCCAGGTGCCATCCTAAAAGTTGGCTTCACAAGCGACGGCAGAAAAAAAGCTTACTTACTTGTAGATCtattacaaaaaaagttaacttggacttttttttacaagcagttggaatgacccccccccccccccccccctcccaaaactCACACCATACAGACACAAAATGAAAGAATACTACATAATACTTAACATTTGAATATCAGTTGTTTTAAAGTACAACTGTTTTGTAAATTTTTGGAGATACTATTTGGAGGTACTATTAATGGAAGATGCAAACAAGGGATTAAAAAATTAACTGGGACATTGCCAGGGCTGGGCTGTCCTTGGCAATGAGCCATAATGCACACAAATAAACTGGGTTGGATGGGGAGATGGATCTAAGGTTTTGTTATCTCACCCTAAGTTGCAGACAATAGATTTTCAagctcaataaaataaaataaaaaaatcaagccACGCTTTATTTCTGATTTTTCAGGGCAGTCTTGAGCAGTCAAAGGTTGTTGTTTACTGAGACGCACAGAATTATCCCCAGGATTGCAGCTACCATCTACTGCTCTGTAATTAATTTACTCCTAATTGCCATCACTTTGCGGGACTTTCCGGTGAATTCAGCAGTGGGAACGTTTAACTCTTTCCCCACCGCAGTTATGTCACTGCTGGTGTGCCCTACCTCtctgttttcttcctgtttttttttttttctagccagAACATAGATGGTGTGCCTTACATGCAGGTCTACACTACTCCTTGAACTGAATGCGCGCGTATCATTTCACCAGGCAGGTGATAACACGATACACGAGTGATCTCACCAGATTCAAACCACGCTCAGTCATGGATAACGCACGCAGAGAGACGCAGGAGGCAGGCCTACTGTGGGACCTATACAAATCTATTGAGGCCCATCTTCCAGCCCGCCTTCTGAAGTCCATGACAGAGCAGCCATCAGTTGTGTGTTTATATGTCAGGGTTGGCTCGCAGCAGAAAAGAGAGGAGTGAAAAGAAAGGCAGGGTTGTAAGGGGTGGAGGGAGATGTAGAAAGGGGAGGATGGCATGAGGAGGAGATTTATGGGGGGGGACGTTTATTACACAGCACTGCCCCAGGGAGGTGAGTGGAGAGGGGTGGGGACAGAGAGGGAAAACATTCCCTTTCCCCTTCCCCTTCCTCTCTTTTGCCTACACAGGAGCCACACAGGGGGGGGGTGTGCAGATCTGTGTTAGTTTACTTGCA
This Fundulus heteroclitus isolate FHET01 chromosome 19, MU-UCD_Fhet_4.1, whole genome shotgun sequence DNA region includes the following protein-coding sequences:
- the zfp36l1a gene encoding mRNA decay activator protein ZFP36L1a, translating into MTTAVVSPFFDFEVINKNNKFSYNTNLGGPHPVSVPCTGTNVPISNAAGSLLDRKAVGSPAMGGVYHRRHSVSSTKFSQNQFLNSLKTVEHSSLISGPGSGSKETRLRDRSFSETGERLLNKCMGPSSPTCGGSSSQVNSSRYKTELCRPFEENGTCKYGDKCQFAHGVHELRSLSRHPKYKTELCRTFHTIGFCPYGPRCHFIHNAEERRGPPQPSSPLNSSNKMERPRLQHSYSFAGFSSSGGLRDSPTSVTPPPMFFPDEVPNWPSSNPFTYSSQELANLFGSSLSANTANTEPNSAAPPSPTSTPYFFRPMLESPPLFEPPSSPPDSLSDQEGYQSSSGSESPSLDNSRRLPIFSRLSISDE